The proteins below come from a single Thalassomonas actiniarum genomic window:
- a CDS encoding type I polyketide synthase: MSDNKGANETLSGLSPLQKSALAIKELRSRLADAENVQREPIAIIGMGCRFPQADGLEAYWRLLSEGKDAIGEVPKQRWDLAHFFDSNANAPGKISTRYGGFIEDVGAFDAEFFGISPHEAERIDPQQRILLEVAWRALEDAGLPPAQLRGSRTGVFVGITQMDYGVMQLGGALDDIDAYTGTGNGFCFAAGRLAYLLGLQGPAFSVDTACSSSMVALHQACQALRNRECDFALVAGSQLNLTPAMQVFLSKTQSFAPDGRCRTFDEAANGFVLGEGVGVIVLRRLGDAEQAKDPVRALVRASGVNHDGPASGLTVPNEHAQQDLIAEVYRRGGINADDIDYVEAHGTATQLGDPIEVAALRSVFGQRAPGGELWLGSVKTNFGHLSAAAGIAGLIKVVLMIEHEKIAPNLHFKKPNSKIPWEGFSVRIPTQLQPWQRQQRTRRAGISSFGLSGTNTHIVLEEAPIPTPVPKEQTVPEPSLQLLCLSARNRPSLLESVQNMLDCRAMSDDTALADICFSANSGRDHFNVRLTFVADSKVLLKQQLASVIADKPMAGIKSAELAKGGSPRLAMLFSRDIPLDGIYRLAQSLPDVAASLRLCQTLADKVKPGLLVEGQSSDAARFAGQFALARLWLAWGMKPAAVAGWGIGELTALCVAGVLQLEQAFEALAGHAVDAGAGALAVYSGNDGALLPYGARPGYRFTLTSQADGNSAVQGLADAGFKTLLAVGEEQQAGPDVIGLCPLDGPLYPALLTSLSRLYLQGFSVDWTAFGAGQGREKVRLPGYAFQRQHYWRGCSQQPGAEATPALALVSAQEHESTGSAPAADTPVLSPELSPELSPELSPPAPARLSRATSGMAGEKLSQLLEAQLALSCDAIDEVVKQQMAFLKQHMKAKQAQKAQADTGAAAQVQAPAPGTDPAAGELSPKTSPQACPQLGDWSLLLMAKENKQALKDLTATLANSTPEQTKALSGPEGVIGSGYARSILVHQGHEDAQLALGKDGKADLKRLLFADARPGRELVFMFPGVGDHYLNMALGLYRHEAVFRESVDRCCNYLKSSLGIDLLEILYPPTESSSTAPGQANKPEQKMDFRAMLGRGNTADPGVQKLNQTQHSQPLVFIVEYALGRLWLSRGVKPRAMIGYSIGEYAAACLAGVIELEDVLKLITERARMIQALPAGVLLAVPLSEEQLLPLLNKQLSLSIVSTATLCVVGGTEQAVSALEAHLQQDEVVSRRLAGTHAFHSHMLAPLHDDLVALVQGFNLRAPEIPYISNLTGQWISDHQATDPAYWARHTWQTVRFSDGLARLLDTEGRIFLEVGPGQSLGSFVLQHPAAQQLQDKIVLPSLKNRYEKQSDEAFLLASLGKLWLAGINFN; the protein is encoded by the coding sequence ATGAGTGACAACAAGGGCGCCAATGAAACTCTGAGCGGATTATCCCCCCTGCAAAAATCCGCCCTGGCAATTAAAGAGTTGCGCAGCCGCTTGGCCGATGCCGAAAATGTGCAGCGCGAGCCGATCGCGATTATCGGCATGGGCTGCCGCTTTCCGCAGGCCGACGGCCTGGAGGCTTATTGGCGGCTATTGTCCGAGGGCAAAGATGCGATAGGCGAAGTGCCGAAGCAACGCTGGGATCTCGCGCACTTTTTCGACAGCAATGCCAATGCGCCGGGTAAGATCAGTACCCGCTATGGCGGTTTTATCGAGGATGTCGGGGCTTTTGATGCGGAATTTTTCGGCATCTCCCCCCATGAAGCCGAACGTATTGATCCGCAGCAGCGGATCTTGCTGGAAGTCGCCTGGCGGGCGCTTGAAGACGCCGGGCTGCCGCCGGCACAGTTAAGGGGCAGCCGCACCGGGGTTTTTGTCGGCATAACCCAAATGGATTACGGCGTGATGCAGCTGGGGGGAGCCCTCGACGATATCGATGCCTATACCGGCACAGGCAATGGCTTTTGTTTTGCCGCCGGACGCTTAGCTTATCTGCTGGGGCTGCAGGGGCCGGCCTTTTCAGTGGACACCGCCTGTTCATCTTCTATGGTGGCTCTGCACCAGGCATGCCAGGCATTGCGTAACCGGGAGTGCGATTTTGCCCTGGTCGCCGGCAGCCAATTGAACCTGACCCCGGCAATGCAGGTATTTTTATCGAAAACCCAATCATTCGCCCCCGATGGCCGTTGCCGTACCTTCGACGAGGCGGCAAACGGTTTTGTCCTCGGGGAAGGGGTCGGGGTTATCGTATTACGCCGCCTTGGCGATGCCGAGCAGGCCAAAGATCCGGTGCGCGCCCTGGTGCGCGCCAGCGGTGTTAATCATGACGGTCCGGCCAGCGGCCTGACGGTACCCAATGAGCATGCCCAGCAGGATTTAATTGCTGAAGTATACCGGCGCGGCGGCATCAACGCGGATGATATCGATTATGTCGAAGCCCACGGCACCGCAACACAATTGGGGGATCCGATTGAAGTGGCGGCATTGCGCTCTGTGTTTGGCCAGCGCGCCCCCGGGGGCGAGTTGTGGCTTGGCTCGGTGAAAACCAACTTTGGCCATCTCAGCGCTGCGGCAGGGATTGCCGGATTAATTAAAGTGGTATTGATGATCGAGCATGAAAAAATTGCGCCGAACCTGCACTTTAAAAAACCCAACTCCAAAATCCCCTGGGAAGGTTTCTCGGTGCGCATCCCGACACAGCTGCAGCCCTGGCAGCGGCAACAAAGGACCAGGCGGGCCGGTATCAGCTCCTTTGGTTTGTCGGGCACCAACACCCATATAGTGCTGGAGGAAGCGCCGATTCCGACGCCGGTGCCAAAAGAGCAAACGGTCCCCGAACCTTCATTGCAGCTTTTGTGTTTATCGGCCCGTAACCGGCCAAGCCTGCTTGAATCGGTGCAAAATATGCTCGATTGCCGCGCGATGTCCGACGATACTGCCCTGGCCGATATTTGCTTCAGTGCCAACAGCGGGCGGGATCATTTCAATGTCCGCCTGACATTTGTGGCAGATAGCAAGGTATTATTAAAACAACAGCTGGCGTCCGTTATTGCCGATAAGCCCATGGCGGGCATTAAAAGTGCTGAGCTGGCCAAGGGAGGAAGTCCCCGCCTGGCGATGCTCTTTAGCCGGGATATTCCCCTCGACGGTATTTACCGCCTGGCGCAAAGCCTGCCGGATGTGGCGGCCAGTTTACGCCTCTGCCAGACATTGGCGGATAAGGTTAAACCCGGCCTGCTGGTCGAAGGACAAAGCAGCGATGCCGCACGCTTTGCCGGCCAATTTGCCCTCGCCCGCCTCTGGTTGGCCTGGGGGATGAAACCTGCGGCAGTGGCGGGCTGGGGCATAGGCGAATTAACTGCCCTGTGCGTTGCCGGCGTGTTGCAACTGGAGCAGGCATTTGAGGCATTGGCCGGACATGCGGTAGATGCCGGGGCCGGGGCCTTAGCGGTTTACTCCGGGAATGACGGGGCCTTGCTGCCCTATGGCGCACGGCCCGGCTACCGCTTTACTTTAACGTCACAGGCCGATGGAAACAGTGCCGTACAGGGCCTGGCCGATGCAGGCTTTAAAACCTTACTGGCTGTCGGGGAAGAGCAGCAGGCAGGCCCTGATGTTATCGGCTTATGTCCCCTGGACGGTCCTTTGTACCCGGCGCTTTTAACAAGTTTATCCCGGTTATATCTGCAGGGTTTTTCTGTCGACTGGACGGCATTTGGTGCGGGGCAGGGGCGTGAAAAGGTCCGGTTGCCCGGTTATGCTTTTCAGCGTCAGCACTACTGGCGGGGCTGCAGCCAGCAGCCTGGCGCAGAAGCTACGCCGGCCCTGGCCCTTGTTTCGGCACAGGAACATGAAAGCACAGGATCGGCGCCGGCAGCAGATACGCCGGTACTATCACCCGAGTTATCACCCGAGTTATCACCTGAATTATCGCCACCAGCGCCTGCACGGCTAAGCCGGGCGACATCCGGCATGGCAGGGGAGAAGCTGTCCCAATTGTTAGAGGCTCAGTTGGCCCTGTCCTGCGATGCCATCGATGAGGTGGTGAAACAGCAAATGGCTTTTCTCAAACAGCATATGAAAGCAAAGCAGGCCCAAAAAGCGCAGGCAGATACAGGAGCGGCAGCACAAGTACAGGCACCGGCTCCCGGGACTGATCCGGCAGCAGGGGAACTTTCCCCGAAAACGTCCCCTCAGGCTTGCCCTCAACTCGGCGACTGGTCGTTATTATTGATGGCCAAAGAAAATAAGCAGGCGCTCAAAGACCTGACCGCCACACTGGCCAACAGCACCCCGGAGCAAACAAAAGCCCTTAGCGGACCCGAAGGAGTAATAGGCAGCGGTTATGCCCGCAGTATCCTGGTACACCAGGGGCATGAAGATGCGCAGCTGGCATTGGGCAAAGACGGTAAGGCAGATTTAAAACGCCTGCTGTTTGCCGACGCACGGCCGGGGCGTGAGCTGGTGTTTATGTTTCCCGGGGTCGGCGATCATTACCTGAATATGGCATTGGGCCTGTATCGCCATGAAGCCGTGTTTCGCGAGAGCGTAGACCGCTGTTGCAATTACCTGAAATCATCGCTGGGCATAGATTTGCTTGAGATACTTTATCCGCCGACAGAGAGCTCATCAACGGCCCCCGGGCAGGCAAACAAGCCTGAACAGAAGATGGATTTCAGGGCCATGCTCGGGCGCGGCAATACCGCCGATCCCGGTGTACAAAAGCTCAATCAAACGCAGCACAGTCAGCCGCTGGTGTTTATTGTCGAATACGCCCTCGGGCGGTTATGGCTGTCAAGAGGAGTGAAGCCCCGGGCCATGATCGGCTATAGCATAGGCGAGTACGCTGCAGCTTGTCTGGCCGGGGTAATAGAACTGGAAGATGTGCTTAAACTGATCACCGAACGGGCCAGGATGATCCAGGCGCTTCCCGCCGGGGTGCTGCTGGCGGTGCCGCTGTCTGAAGAGCAGTTATTGCCGCTGTTAAATAAGCAATTGTCGCTGTCGATTGTCAGTACGGCGACCTTATGTGTGGTGGGGGGTACAGAGCAGGCGGTCAGCGCCCTGGAAGCGCATTTACAACAGGATGAGGTGGTATCGCGCCGCCTGGCGGGAACACATGCTTTCCACTCGCATATGCTGGCGCCATTACATGATGACCTGGTTGCCCTGGTGCAGGGCTTTAACCTGCGTGCCCCTGAAATACCCTATATATCCAATTTGACCGGGCAATGGATCAGCGATCATCAGGCGACGGATCCCGCTTATTGGGCACGTCATACCTGGCAGACGGTACGTTTTTCCGATGGCCTGGCGAGATTGCTCGATACCGAGGGGCGGATATTTTTAGAAGTCGGCCCGGGCCAGAGCCTGGGCAGTTTTGTCCTGCAGCATCCGGCTGCGCAGCAGTTGCAGGATAAAATTGTTTTACCTTCATTAAAAAATCGATATGAAAAACAATCGGATGAAGCATTTTTATTGGCAAGCTTGGGAAAATTGTGGTTGGCGGGCATTAATTTTAATTAA